The Halocalculus aciditolerans genomic sequence CGATTCTAAGTCCGGCATGTTCGGGCAGTAGCGCGTTTCTCACAACTACATTATAGGTTTTGGGGACTCACTGACCGTCACAGTCTGTGAGAACACCGACCAAAGATGTCGAAATACCGAGTCACAAAGTAAACTCCATGTCGATATATAAAATCTGTTAGCGCCGGCGGCCACGTTTTCGGGATCTCGATAGCTACAAACCACTAGCTCCGTGATACATTGAGCGGATTTGATGCACTGGTGCGGCGCAGTAACCGACTTATTGAGTAGGTAGAATCAGTCGTTGTCGTGACTAATGTGACACACTGATAGCTCTCGCAGCCACGATTCCCGGACTGCAATGGATAGAGAAACCACCCCGACGGTGGATGACGACGCCCCCGCGCTGGCGGGGGCGATCGTCGAGCATGCCGGAGCGGTCTCTGAGACTGCTGATCACCTCTGGCGGGTTCTCGGCAGCGTCGTAATCCCTACAAACGGTCTGACCGACGCCCGCCAACAGGCGAAAGTCGCCAACGGTACTGAGCCGATGGCGCGTGTCTACCTCTATCAGACGATCTACGACCTCGCCCAAAGCGAGGTCGCAGATCGCTTGGAGGAACGGACAGCACTCCTAAAAGAACTGGGCTTGGAGACGGCACCGTCCCAACAGACCATCTCGTACGCGTGGGACCAGTTCAGCGAACAGACCGAATTGACGCTCACCGCTGCAGCCACGGGTATCGCGCAGGAAGCCGTTGACCACGGCGTCATCATGGAAGCACGCGTTCCGATCATCCCGGACGAAGATGACATCGACGAAGACGGAGACGAACCGACGGTAACACGCGAGCACGTCCGAAAGCACGGGAGCAAGGTCGTCGAACTCGCCAGGCGGCACGCCTTCGGCGAGTTCGACTCTCACAGAGCTGAGAACACGGTCTACGAGGACGAACAGATCCTCGATCTGTTCTCCTCGGCGTGCCTCACGCAGGGAAGTGCGCATTCGGAGGGAGAAGCCGGCTGGTTTCTCGACGAGAACGACATCTGTGACGACTCGACGTTCCTACGAGTGATCAAGCAGTTCGCAATGCCGGCTGATCAGGAAGTACCTGTCTCACTCCAAGAGCAACAGATCGAGGATATCGTGGCGTTCACCGAGGTATTCCGCGAGCACCTCATGAACGCGTTCGATACCGCAACCGAGAACATCCTCCAGACGATCCGGTATGAAGATCCATTCGACGACCGCCACGTCGTGGCGGCCGTCGATTTCACGCGCGTTCCCTACCACGTCTGGCCGTGGATCGACAAGGACGAAGAGATCTCGAAGTCGGCGTATCCGCCGATGGTGAGCGGCTACGTGGACGACGGCGAACTGAAACACGGCTACACGTTCGCGACGATCACGATCGTCGGGAACGCTGTCCCGATCATTCTGGGTATCGAACCAGTCAAAGAGCACTCAGAGTGGGAGCCAGCCGATGCACCAGCTGACTCGAAAGCAGACGTCGTTGGGCGTCTGCTTTCGAGAGCCCAGCAGTACGTCGATCTCGACGAAGTGCTGCTGGATCGCGGCTTCTACGCGAAGGAAGTTCGTGCTGAGATTGACGGTCGCGACTTGCTGTATACGATGCCGGTGCCGAAGTACGAGCCAGATTACCGGGCAATCAAGAAAATCAAGAGCAAAGACGGCGTTGACGCCGCTGTCAACAACGACATCCCCGTCGGGATCGACGGCGATGTCGATCACACCGCCGCGTATCTGTACGTTCCAGCGACCAATGAGGACGCTGACGGGAACTACGCTGTGTTCGTCACCAACCGCGATCACGTCGCTCCCGACGAGATCGCTCACGTTACCAACAGCTACAGCCGCCGCTGGGACATCGAAAACCAGTACAAGTCGGTGAAAGCGTACCTCCCCAAGACCTCGTCGAAGGATTACCGCGTCCGATTGTTCAACTTCACGTTCGCCGCGTTACTGTACAACCTCTGGCGACTCACCGACTTTCTCGTGAAAGTCGGCATGGACCGTGAGATCAGATCGCCACCAGTCGTGACCGCCAGGACGTTCGTCCGGGCGGTCGGCCAGTCACTGCGAGAGGTCGGCTGATCGTTATCAACCCTTGTGCTCGCCTGCGGCAAGCCGCAGGACTCGCAGTCTAAGCGAGATATCGGCGGCTGTTGCCCACTCGAACTGTCCTGCCCAGCCAGCTAGGGATCAACGCATAGGACGTTCTCCCCGATCTCTCAGATGGTACCTAATTCGACCGTTATTCGTTTGTAGAGAGCCAATATCCCGAAAACGTGGCACGAAATCCCCCGATCCATCGCGATGAGTCGGGAAGTACTAGGTCCAGTATGTGAAATCCGGTAATCAAGGGGAGACGGGCCATCGTGGCCACTATTAATATAATGACACTACATAAATATAATATATTAAAATATATTAAAATATATTTAATATTGTGTTAATAATTGTGTGGTTAGTCTCCTTATCGTTTTCTCGAACTCGTCAGTCGAGTAGTCTGAAACTGTAGACTCAAGATCTGTTTTGAGCTCTTGCTGCAATCTCTTATTTTCCATTACGGTCGAAATCTTCTGAATAGCATCATCAATGCTGTCATATTTTAATTTTGGTTCTTCGTTTATGATCTCAGTTTGTCCTCCCCCATTCGGAACAAATGGAATAACACCCCCTGCGACCATTTCTGCAACTGCAATTCCGAAGTGTTCGTTCTTCCGCCCATGTAACCCGTACCGGTGCTGTTCAATGAGGTCTACGAGGTTCTGGCGATCAACGTACCCTTCAAGACACACGTACTCGCGGGCCGCTGCCTTCTTAAGGACCCGTTCGTAGTATGACTGACTGCCGACTCCACCAATAATGTGGAGATGCGTCTTTATTCCGCGGGTCCGCAATCCGTCTATGATTTTGATCATTTCCAGCTGGCGCTTAGACTCGTGAACTGCACCCACGGTAACGAAGCCCGGTTCTCGGTTGTCTACGGTCGGATCAAAGTCTTCGACGTTCACCGGAGGATAAACAACCTCTACTGGGTGATCGTAGGTGTGCTGGATAATTTCCCGTGTCCAGTGGGAGTTCGTGACTAGGGTTGTCGAGGAATCGAAATCTCCAGCACCGGCGACGGCTCTGCAGACCGTCCGGTAGAGCCGGTAGGGAACCGACGGGGCCCACGTTTCGTACGTTGAGTCGGCGCTCCCTGAGTAGGACGGAAAGTGGATATACTGCAACGATGGCCCGTCGACGAAAAACTCGTTTGCCGTACTCACTACGAGATCGTGATTTAGCTCCGATGAGCGCACTTGCCGTTGCACGAACGCGGATTTGAGTGCGTCCAGATGCAGATCTGTCTGGCCCCACTCATTAGATAGATCTATGATAGTTTCAATTACCGAAACAGGTAGTGATGATACGGATGTGACCGTTAGATCGCCTTCATCAACTGTAACACCGTTCTGCTGATTAAGTGACTCAAACTCAGGAGTACTCCCAGTGTATAATGTGATTTCGTGATCGTTAATGAGTGCATTGAGTACGTGGAGCGTGACTGTTATACCCCCGCGCCCACGCGTGATATCAGGGTGGAATACTGCGATATCTGCCATCTATTGTCTCTAGGTTCCCCTTTATTGCTGATTACCTCTTCGGAAGCGTTCTACTCATCCGTAGGGTGTTACAGGTTATTTTCATACTTGATCGAGCTGGTCTTCTGAGGAAAAGACTGTCGTTTGGGTGAATCAGTGTCTTAGTCAAGTTATCAATGCCAAACCTATTGGCATCAATTTAGTCTGGCTTTGATGACATATGCGTCATTTTTTTCTGCATATTCTATTCCGGACATGACTGGACGCTTCCATACAATATCGTATCCTTTATTTCTCAACACATCTATTGTTTCAAAACTGGGGGACCCAAGAAATCCATGCGTCTCAACGATGATTGTTTCTGGTAATAGCTCTAATTGGTTAATTATTTTAGTTTCTGCACCTTCCACATCCATCTCAATCACATCAAAATATGGAAGCGAGGATGGTGAAATAGTATTGTAATCACCTCTATTTCCTGGCGCTTCTTTAATATCACCAATAGCAGAATGATGGATCGTAAAGTCTACGTCATTCAGAGACCGGGTTTCTTCGATAATCTCAACTCTTTCCCCACTTGCTTCATATACATGGACAGATTCACTATCTGATAATCGAGCAGCGATAACGGCTGTCACACCAAATCCTCCGCCTATAATTCCGACTGAGTCACCGACAAAAACAGATTCTTGGAGGCCCTTGATATTGGTTGATTTATACTCTGGCTTATGCGAAATTGTATTAAAAAGAACATAATCATCTATTTTTGGGCGATATCTCCCAACTAGTACCTCGTTATATATGGACGGTTCCCCGCGAGGGAATATTGGGCGGAAAAATCGTCGATAACAGTATCCGGGTATCTTTCGGGAAATATGGATGAGTCCTTTATCAGAGACATCATGAATAACGTCGGTGATAGA encodes the following:
- a CDS encoding glycosyltransferase yields the protein MADIAVFHPDITRGRGGITVTLHVLNALINDHEITLYTGSTPEFESLNQQNGVTVDEGDLTVTSVSSLPVSVIETIIDLSNEWGQTDLHLDALKSAFVQRQVRSSELNHDLVVSTANEFFVDGPSLQYIHFPSYSGSADSTYETWAPSVPYRLYRTVCRAVAGAGDFDSSTTLVTNSHWTREIIQHTYDHPVEVVYPPVNVEDFDPTVDNREPGFVTVGAVHESKRQLEMIKIIDGLRTRGIKTHLHIIGGVGSQSYYERVLKKAAAREYVCLEGYVDRQNLVDLIEQHRYGLHGRKNEHFGIAVAEMVAGGVIPFVPNGGGQTEIINEEPKLKYDSIDDAIQKISTVMENKRLQQELKTDLESTVSDYSTDEFEKTIRRLTTQLLTQY
- a CDS encoding transposase, whose protein sequence is MDRETTPTVDDDAPALAGAIVEHAGAVSETADHLWRVLGSVVIPTNGLTDARQQAKVANGTEPMARVYLYQTIYDLAQSEVADRLEERTALLKELGLETAPSQQTISYAWDQFSEQTELTLTAAATGIAQEAVDHGVIMEARVPIIPDEDDIDEDGDEPTVTREHVRKHGSKVVELARRHAFGEFDSHRAENTVYEDEQILDLFSSACLTQGSAHSEGEAGWFLDENDICDDSTFLRVIKQFAMPADQEVPVSLQEQQIEDIVAFTEVFREHLMNAFDTATENILQTIRYEDPFDDRHVVAAVDFTRVPYHVWPWIDKDEEISKSAYPPMVSGYVDDGELKHGYTFATITIVGNAVPIILGIEPVKEHSEWEPADAPADSKADVVGRLLSRAQQYVDLDEVLLDRGFYAKEVRAEIDGRDLLYTMPVPKYEPDYRAIKKIKSKDGVDAAVNNDIPVGIDGDVDHTAAYLYVPATNEDADGNYAVFVTNRDHVAPDEIAHVTNSYSRRWDIENQYKSVKAYLPKTSSKDYRVRLFNFTFAALLYNLWRLTDFLVKVGMDREIRSPPVVTARTFVRAVGQSLREVG
- a CDS encoding class I SAM-dependent methyltransferase — its product is MVSITDVIHDVSDKGLIHISRKIPGYCYRRFFRPIFPRGEPSIYNEVLVGRYRPKIDDYVLFNTISHKPEYKSTNIKGLQESVFVGDSVGIIGGGFGVTAVIAARLSDSESVHVYEASGERVEIIEETRSLNDVDFTIHHSAIGDIKEAPGNRGDYNTISPSSLPYFDVIEMDVEGAETKIINQLELLPETIIVETHGFLGSPSFETIDVLRNKGYDIVWKRPVMSGIEYAEKNDAYVIKARLN